AAATCCGCAGACTCAACATGCTCGCCCGCTTGGGCATTCCGCAAGAGATCACCAGATTAAGAAATCTGGAGGTCCTCAGAGTGGATAATCGCGAGAGCTTGAATCAGCCCACTCGGCTTCCCGACTGGTTTCAAGAGCTGCAGAATTTAAGAGAGCTATCCATTCGCTCTAGCTGGTTTAAAAAGATTCCAGATGCCATAGCAAGACTTCCTCACCTCTCCTACTTGGAGATAATACAGGACGATGCGCATCCAATACCCGTGCTTCCAGACGCACTTGCTCGCAGGATGCAGTGCAATGCTCTCTCTACCCATTTTGCCTCTGCATTTGAGCATTTTTTTGAGACGAAGACCTATGACCTGCGCAATCTTGAATACCTCGGACTAGATAGACGCCATCTTACGCAGATCCCTTTCTTCATCTCGTTTAAAGAGAACTTCTCTCTTCCCTACATTCCAGCCATGTTCCTGTTAACACCGATCATGCCTCTCTTGGACGCATTTGAAAACGTCCGCATTCCGATTTTGCAGTATATTGCGCTCGTTCCCGCTTGCATACTTACCCCTTTCATATATCTTGCAAGCGCGATTCCCGCTTTCCTCCTCAATATTCCGATCCTAATCTACAACATCCTCCTTGATAAAGCCCTTGAGCCGGTCGTCACCTACTTCCGCGACCAGCTTGGCTACAGCCGCATGGTGAACGTATGAGCATAAGAGCAGTATCTCCTCGACTTTTTGAAGAGGATAGAGAGGTTCTTGCGCAAGCGTATAGCACCATGTTGAGCCCGCAAGAGCTTGTCGTAGTAAGCCGGGTCAATAGATGTTTTAGAGGAGTAGTCAGGCTTGTATTTGATCGCGTTGCATCGGAAATCTGTCAGACGAGCAAAAACCAGACAGAGAGATTTTCGCAAAATTATAATCTGACTTTTGAAGATGAAAATCGCCCCGTTTTAGAAGTCCGTAACGCTTGCAAGAGCCGCTGCATTGAGCTTCTAAATCGAATAAAGGAACAAGATTGTGTAGATCGAGAAGGACATTGGCTTAAGGAGCACTGCTCTAAATTTATTGAAGTTTCTTTTACGGCAGAAGAGAGAGAATCCGATCTGAAGCGATTTGCAGTTTTTTATAATCGTTTTGGAAGCGGGTTGCAGGAGTGTGTTCTTTCAGACGAGGAGCTTGGAGTATGTAATATGTTTGAGAAACCCAAGGTAAACTTCGACGGAAATTGGAGGTATCCACTTCGAGTTAACACAGCAGATGAAGCTGCGCTCCGCGTGCGATTTCATCAAATCCTGGATAAGAGAACAACAGCGATCCAAGGTGTAGAAAGTGATCTAACTACCTTTTGGCAAAGGGAGGCGTTAACACTCTCGTTCAAGCAGATACGTGGAGGAGATCAACATCTTCCGACTCATCAGGCCTTTAGAGTCTGGTATAGCGAGGTGCGCGCGGTTGCCCATGCAACATCTCGTGGGCGTGTAGAGCTTCTGAATTTAAGAGCAGAAGGCTTATGGAAAAAGCTCTCAATAGATAATTTTACGCGTATTCACACGATCTACACTTCTAATCTGAAAGATGCGGACGAGCAGCTAAGTGAGTTTCGTGAGGCGATCTTATCCCAGAATGTAGATATTCCCAACCTTTCTGGAAAAGAACTACGAGCTTGGTTTTGCGATCCCCAGAATGAACCACTCCTCGCCCAGGTGCAAGCTCTAGATGTAACATGCTTGCCATTAGAAGTTGGAAAATTAAAAGGTTTAACGTCTCTAAAGTTTAACGTTTACCACTATGATAAAGAGTTAGAGGATCTACTCGCCTCTCTACCACATCTTTCTAAACTTGAGGTGTCCAACGGGTTGGAGGTAAATTCAAATAGAATTCTTCAGGGATTTGAAAGGTTTCCTGCTCTTACCGAGCTAGATTGGACGGACGATAAGGTGAAGATTCTTCCAGATGGAGTAGCTAGAAAAGTGCAGATAAACTCCTTTTCTCAGCTTTTTAGTAGTGCTATTGATCAGTGCTGGTCTTTACAACCTAAAACTACACTTTCTAATCCTTACAACAAGAGCTACTTAGGATTCAATAGAACTAAATTTACTCAGATTCCTTTCTTTCTCTGGTTTAGAGAGACCTTCTCCCTTCCTTATATTTGGATCTTTTCCTATGCGGACACAGTGAAGCACTTCCTAACAGTAGATCGAATTTGGGGTCGTTTCATTATTAATCAACCCCTGCAGTTTGCTTTCGAGCTGCCACTCTTTCTAGTCGCTCTACTTCCGGCTTTAGCTCTTAATCTCACGATCTTTGCCTACAATATCTTCCTCGATAAAGCCATCGAACCGGTAGTTACCTTCTTCCGCGACCGCCTTGGCTACAGCCGCATGGTGGACGTATGACAACAAATTGGATTACCAGTGCAAGGCCCTGCGACTTTGCAAGCGTGAAGGCGCCGATGGCAAACGTGATGTTTGGATTTTTGACTCTGGAAGAGCTCGATAAGGTAGCTGGGCTTTGTAAAGCGTTGCATCAGGCTGCTGCAGAAAGAGCTATTCTCGTTAAAGGCCAGATTGCATTCACATTTAAGCCTCAAGTTGAAGATGTCGAAGCTCTTTTTGCAAGGAGATTTGGCAGTGATACACGCTCAGTGAGTGAGATCTGGGCAGATGTTAAAACCCAATGGACACTTGCGCGAAATGCGATAGAGGCTCCAGAGCAGCTTGCGCAACTGAATGGACATGGCGGATATCTAGATGCGCGCAGGGCTGTATCAAACCAGGAAACGTTAGAAAGATATTCCACCCAGCTCATTGATATCTACTCGCGTGTTGATCTCGGTGAGTTAGGAGAAAAGCGCTTTGCCATTTTTTTTGATAGCCACCTAGCAGACCTTCAGGCGTGCTGTTTTGCGCAGGATGAGCGCTGGATACTAAACGACTTTCAGGCACAGGATAGGAGAGTTGAAAGAAGCGGGCTACCCAAAAGACAGGGCGATAACCTAGAGAGGGCAATCACCCGTCTTAAGAACTTCTTGGCACAGGAGAAGCTCTCTCATCTCTTCCGATCGACTGTGGAGTGGAGAGATCTGCCCGCGACCCATGCATTAAAAGCGCTGAATAGATCGCAGATTGAGGAGATGAGAAGCTGCTTAGGAGCACAACCTCTTCAAGGCCTACATCCGCGTCTAGGATATGAGCACTTTGTAAAACAGGAAGCAGTTCGTCTGGCTTGTCAAGATCAGGCAGACCAGAATCTACTACTCCTGCGGAATGCGATTGGCAATCAAAACGTTCAAATTCCTGGGGAGTTTCCTCATCAGATAAGAGAGTGGTTAAATGACGATGCTCACCTGCCACAGCTAGATCAGATTCGGGTCCTTGCGCTGCGTGGGTGCTCAGGAATTTCTAGAGAGATTACCAGGTTAAGAAACCTAGAGCGTCTAGAGATAAACAATAGACAAGTTGGTCGGCTCTCTTATCTTCCTAGCTGGTTTCAAGAGATGCGCAATTTAACATCTTTGCAAATCAGGCAAAGCTTCTTCACGGAGATTCCAGCCGTCCTTGAAGGGCTTCCTTCGCTCTCTTATCTAACGATACGGCAGCGTATCGCTGGTTCGCTCATCCATCTCCTTCCCGACTCTCTTGCGCGCAAGATGCAGTCAAACTCGCTCGTCACCCATTTCGCCAGCGCCATGGAGACGCTTTTTGAGAGTAGAGATGACTATGTCAACGATCTTCAATATCTCGGGCTGAGTAGACGCGATCTTACGCAGATCCCCTTCTTTATCTGGTTTAATGAGACCTTTTCTCTGCCTTACGTGCCGGGCACCGGGCTGATTCGGCCGATTATACCACTGCTAGACGCATTAGAAAATGGTCGCGTTCCAATTTTGGGGGATATTGTAGAGGTTCTGGGTATGTTTCTAACCTTTTTTTTATATTTCGCAAGCGGTAGCACAGCGCTCCTCCTCAACATTCCGATCCTGATTTACAACATCCTCCTCGATAAAGCCATCGAGCCGGTCGTCACCTACTTCCGCGACCGTCTTGGCTACAGCCGCATGGTGGCCGTATGAGTAGTGTTCAGCTCGCTCAGTTTCGTGGACTTCCAGACGATCTTGTCCAGGCGGTCTTATTCAATATGCTTACTACGGAGGAGCTAGCTAAGTTTAGCCAAACCAATCGGCTCATTTGCAAGCTTTTTAGAGGAGTAAAAGAACGGCTGGAAAGAGAGATTTTGCGGGATGATCTGCTCAGCCCCTCTTGCCTCAAAGCTGCTCTTCTCATCATCCCAAGAGAGATGGTTTTACAGCGCTGGTGCGAGCAGCAGCTCTCGAGAGTGAATCGGGATGTTGCAGGACCCAGGGAGCTTGCTCTTTTGAAGCAGAAGCCCGAATGGCAGAAGTTCTCCGTGGCCCGCTTTGAAGCTATTTACACCCTTGGTGTGGCGATAGAGGATAGGGTGTTTCTAGCGTTTATAAAGACGTTGCGTTATCTCATTCCCATTCCAAGGAATCTTTATGTAAATGGGCTCAGGGCATGGTTTAAAAGTGATGAGAGCAGGGAGATTCGATCGAGAGTTCAGAGTCTTGCCTACAGAGCAGAACTGCCACCAGAGGTTTGTGAGCTAAGAGAGCTTCGATATCTAGGGTTTAAGCACACCGGCGCTGCTCCTTCTAGCCTTCCCGATGGATTTGGGCAGCTTGTAAATTTAACCAGACTCGATGTGCTGGATGCGGATTACGCTGAGATTCCTTCTGTTATCGAAAGCCTTCCTCAGCTCTCTCACCTAGAGATCTCTTCGCGCAAGTCTCCTGTAAACAGGATAGGCGTGCTTCCTGATGCGCTTGCGCGCAGAGTGCAGACAAATAGCATCTACGTGCTGCTCAGAGAGTTTGCTAATAAGACGTGCAACAATATTTTGGAGTTCGATCATATGAAAGATGGAGCTCTTTATGACCACTACTTGGGAATAAAGAGAACAGAGCTGCACCAGATTCCCTTTTTTCTCTGGTTTAGAGAGAACTTCTCTCTTCCATATATTCCATCCCTGGTTTTCGTGGGCCTAATTCAGATGGTTTTTCAAGAATTAGAGCAGTGTCTGTTTGAAGAGGAGAGCATGTTTATCACCACTCCTGCTGCATTAAGTATGATACTCACCTTTCTTGCCACCTCGATTCCTCTTCTCATTCTGAACCTTCCCATTCTCGCTTTCAACATCCTCCTCGATCAAGTGATCGAACCGGTCGTCACCTACTTCCGCGACCGCCTTGGCTATAGCCGCATGGTGGCCGTATGACAACAAATTGGATTGCCAGTACAAGGCCCTGCGACTTTACGGGTTTTAAAGATGCATTTGGGACTGGTGTCGGCAGCATGCTTACTGTGCATGAGCTTGGCCTTGTGGCCAGAGTCTGCACATTTTTTAGAGACCAGGTCACCAGGCGTACGCTTGATGTAGTTGCTCTGGAGATTCAACAGACGAGCTCTTCTCTCGTAGAGAAAGTCAAAACTGACTACGACGCCCTTTTTAAGGGTGATAAGCGTCATCCCAGCTCTATTTTCGATACTTACCGAAGGGAGTGTTATGCTCTCATGGGAAAGGTAAGACTAGTTGTAGTTGAAGGCACCCTTTGTGATGACTTGCAATCTTGCTGGAAGCAGTATGAGTCTTTCTCACGAGAAATTGAGAGAGAGTGGTGGAAGGGAAGATCGGGACTTGGCTTAAGCCCTAGAAACAAGGTGACAGAAGAACGGCATGCGATTTTCTTGCATAACTTGAGTAGGCAACTCTCTGTTTGCATGATCTCCAAAGAGAACGAGTGGGCGCTCAAACCAGACTGGGAAGCGGCAAGACGTGCTGAGCTGCATGAAGGAGGATTCCCTGCTGTTACGATTGATGAGAAGATAGAGTCCCAAAGGAGCGAGCTCAACACGATTGCTGCAGTGCAGAATGAAAATCTAGGTAGAGCTCTTCGAGCACTGCAAGAGTTTTTTATGAGAGAGAGGCTCACACATAGCTTCAATAGAGTTTTTACAGATGCTGCTATTCCCCAGAATGAGAGGTGGGGACGGTGGGCTGGAGATCTGCTCGCTACTGCTCGGGAGACAGGGGTTGGGCGCGTTCAGCTAAGAGCTCTTATTCAGAACAGCAGGCCTCTTCGAGAAACCATGCTCGGAGTCCATCGGATCGTAGATGAGACTGAACCTGTGATAGCAAAGAGTTTGAGTAGTTTAGGTTCGGCTCTTTCAAGGGAGGGGCTGGGTATTGATTTTGATCCCGATAACCCTCGGAGTCTATTGGAAAGTGAGCGGGCAAGAGAGAGGCTCGAAAGAATCGCTTCGCTTATGTTATTTGAGTGTTCAGATATTCCGCGCGCTATCGGTAGGTTTCAAGGGCTAACAAGCATTAGAGTTGATGGCCGGATAGCCTACCTTCCCGATGAGCTAGCTTCTCTACCTAATTTGCAGAGCGTGGTGCTTTGGGGAAGTAACTTTAGTTCTCTTCCTCCTCTTCTAGAACGTATGCCTGCTCTTACACAGCTACGGATCTTTAACATGTTGCCGATCAGAGAATTTCCGGATGGTCTTGCGCGCAAGCTGCACACGAGTCGCTTAGATATGATGTGGACTTCAGCCTGGCAGGGCTTTACTGCAGAGTTTTCGGCTCCAGACTGGGATGAAAAGTATGAGCGTCAAAAGTATTTTGGATTGAGCCGCGTGCAGTTTACAAATATCCCCTTCTATTTCTGGTTCGAAGAGAGCTTCTCTATTCCCTATATTCCAGGGGGGCTTTTCGCCTGGCCTTTCATAACCCTTTTTGAATCCCTAGTTCCTGAAGGAAGAGTGCGACACCTGCTAAGCGGTCCTTTCATGATTTTTCTTGCCGCAATTACTCTTCCAACTCTTCCTCTTCTCTTCATTCTTAACCTACCCATCTTTGCCTACAACCTTCTCCTCAACCTCGCCATCGAGCCGGTCGTTACCTACTTCCGCGACCAGCTTGGCTATAGCCGCATGGTGGCCGTATGACAACAAATTGGATTACCAGTGCAAGGCCCTGCGACTTTTCCGGTTTTAAAGATGCGTTTGGGACTGGTGTGGGCAGCATGCTCACTGTGCATGAGCTTGGCCTGGTAGCCAGAGTCTGCACATTTTTTAGAGACCAGGTCACCAGGCGTACGCTGGCTGTAGCTGCTCTGGAGATTCAACAAGCGAGCGCTCCATTAGCAGAAAGAGTAAGTGCTGACTATGAAGCGACATTTGAGCCCGATGAGCGTGTATCGCTCAGTATTTTTCAAAATGAAGAGCAGAAGTGTAGTGATGCGATTTTGGGAATAAGAACAACTCCTTTTGAGAGATCTCTACTTTTTATGCGTTTGATACAGAGTTGTGGAAAGTATATGTTCAATTCAAAAACCTCTAGCGACGAATTAACGAGAAGGCGTCACTTAGTCTTCGAAAGAAGACTGACTGTAAGAGTTACTGACTGCTTACTTAAAAAGGAGGATGAATGGGCACTGAATCCAGACTGGGAAACGCTAAGACGTGCTGAGTTGCAAGAGAGGGGAGATTCCGCTGCTACGATCGATGAGAGGATAGAGACTCAAAGAGGCGAGCTCGCTGTGATTGCTGCAGCTCAGGATGAAAAGCTGCGTAGCGCTCAGCAAATGCTAGAAAGTTTCATTTCAAGAGAGACGCTAACTCGGAGCTTCAATAGAGTTTTTAACGATAAAGCAGTTCCTCAAAATAGCAGATGGCAGAGATGGGCAGGAAGAGATCTTGAGCTAGCAAGAGAGACAGCGCGTGGATCTTCAGAGTTAGATGTTTTTTTACGGACAGATGCTGGAAAGAAGCTAAGTAGTGCGCGTTTTCTTGAAATTCAAGCTATTGCAGAGAGAAGTGAAGATGAAATTGAAAAGAATTGGGAGCGCTTTGCTGTGGCTCTCAGAGCTCAGGGTGTCGGTATCCAAGGAGAAAGCTATTTAAGCTGTCGTGAGTGGATTGAAGATGACAGGAATAGAGGAATCTTAGAAAGAGTTGAGCGACTTGAAATTGAGGAGGCTACAGACATCCCACGTGCGATCGAGAGGTTGCAAGAGCTAAAATCTTTAAGATTTATAGGTAGGATCACTCATCTTCCAAATGAACTTGCAAGGCTACCTAATCTTCAGAATTTGACGTTTTATAACAGTAGTTTTGTTGAAGTTCCTGCTCTTCTGCAGGATCTGCCTGCGCTCTCTCATTTGCGAATATTTCAAAACTCAATAAGAGAGCTACCAGATGGGATTGCACGCAAGCTGCATACAAATCGTTTGGGCATGTTAGCTAGATCTGCATATGAGCAGTTCTTGGATGAAGGCTGGATGTGGAAATACTCGAATGAGCTCTATTTGGGACTAAAACGATGGGACCTCGAGCGTATTCCTTTTTACATCGCTCTAGAGGAGCTCTCACTTCCCTATTCTCCTTACTACTTTTTGGCTACACCTCTTATCATTCCTGGATGGCTTATAGGAGAGATTATTCGAGGGTGTTTCGGTGAAGTTCCAAATTTTTTAAACGCTTTTTGGAACGGCGTTCTTTATTCATTCGCTTTTATTACCGCTCCACTTGTTCTGCTTCTTAACCTGCCCATCTTCGCCTACAACCTTCTCCTCAACCTCGCCATCGAGCCGGTCGTCACCTACTTCCGCGACCGCCTTGGGTATAGCCGAATGGTGGACGTATGACAATAGTACGCTGGTCTACCAGTGCAAGGCCCTGCGACTTTTCGGGTTTTAAAGATGCGTTTGGGACTGGTGTGGGCAGCATGCTCACTGTGCATGAGCTTGGCCTGGTAGCCAGAGTCTGCACATTTTTTAGAGACCAGGTCACCAGGCGTACGCTGGCTGTAGTTTCTATGGAGATTCGACAAGCAAGCAGTGATTTAGAGAGTAGAGTGAGCATTGGTTATGAGAACGCTTTTCGCGGTAGTATATATTCGCCTCTCATTAACTTTTTTACTGTTAGGTCTGGAAAGAGTAATCTCACCTCCTCGATCCAAATAGTTGCAGGAGAATCTGTTGAGCTAGAAGATTTTCGTGAAAACTGGGAAAAATACTGGTGCGATTCTCTTCGTTTTGTCGGCGGTTCACAAGTCGTAGCGCAACGACATGCTCTTTTTATTACAGATCTAAAAGACAGACTCCAGCTCAATCAAGAAGCAGAGTTAACGAGCAGACTTCCAGTAGCTACCCAGGCTTTAAAAGATTTTTTTACTAGAGAGAAGCTCACCTACAGCTTCAATCAAGTCTTCTCTGATCAAGCTATTCCAGAGAATGAGAGGTGGCAGAGGTGGGCTGGAAGAGATCTTGAGCTAGCAAGAGAAACAGGGCGAGGACGCTTCCAGCTAGTAGCTTTTCTGCAAACAGATGCTGGAAGAAAGTTAAATAGCGCGCGCTTTCTAGAGGTTAGGGCGATTGCAGATAGAAATGAGGCTCAGATAGCAGATTCTTGGGATAATTTCATTCTTGCCTTACGCATGCAAGGCGTTCAAGTTCCTTATGGGGACTATATGGTGCAACGTGGGTGGGTGGAAGCGGAGGGAAATAGAGGAGCTCTAGAAAGAGTGGCTCAGCTTATAATTCAGGGGTCTACAGACATCCCGCGTGTAATCGAGAGGATGCAAGGTCTAAGATCGCTTACGTTTACAGGAGCAATTACACACCTCCATAATGAGTTCGCAAGGCTACCTAATCTTCAGAATTTGATGTTTTATAACAGTAGTTTTAATGAAGTTCCTGCTCTTTTAGAGAATCTTCCTGCCTTAACTCATTTGCAAATAATTGCAAATACCCCGCCAATCACAACACTTCCAGATGGGATTGCACGCAAGCTGCACACAAATCGTTTGGGCATGTTAGCTAGATCTGCATATGAGCAGTTTTTTCATGAAGGAGGGCCTATGATGTACTCGAATGAGCTCTATTTGGGATTGCGTCAGTGGGATCTTGAACGTGTTCCTTTCTACATCGCTCTAGCGGAGTTCTCACTTCCCTATCCCCCTTACTACCTTTTGGCTACACCCCTTTTTGTGCTTGGGTTGCTTATAGGTGACATTATTCGAGGGTGTTTCGGTGAAGTTCCAAATTTTTTAAACGCTTTTTGGAACGGCGTTCTTTATTCAGTCGCTTTTATAACCGCTCCACTTGTTCTGCTTCTTAACCTGCCCATCTTTGCCTACAACCTTCTCCTCAACCTCGCCATCGAGCCGGTCGTTACCTACTTCCGCGACCGCCTTGGCTATAGCCGCATGGTGGCCGTATGACAATAGTACGCTGGTCTACCAGTGCAATGCCCTGCAACTTTTCGGGGCTTAAAGATGCGTTTGGGACTGGTGTCGGCAGCATGCTTACTGTGCATGAGCTTGGCCTTGTGGCCAGAGTCTGCACATTTTTTAGAGACCAGGTCAACAGGCGTACGCTTGCTGTAGCTGCTCTGGAGATTCAACAGGTGAGCGCTCCATTAGCAGAAAAAGTAAACGCGGACTATGCCGCTGCCTTCTGGGGAGATGAGCGCCTTCCAACAGAAATAGTCGTTACTGCAGGAGACGGGTGCAATACTTTTGTTTTAGGCATGCGTGCAACTGCAACAGGAGCGGCGCTATTAAACAGCTTAAAAGAGTGCTGGCAGAAGGCTGCTCTTCTTTCGGCTGCTCCGAAGGATTCGCTAGCAGAGAAGCGGTGGATTCTTTTCTACGGAGGATTGACTAAGTTACTAGATGCATGCCCAGTTAAAAAAGAAGAAGAGTGGGCGCTGAATCCAGAGTGGGAGACGGCACGGCGCGCTGAGCTGCATGAGAGTGGACTTCCTGCTGTTACGATTGATACGAGGATAGAGACTCAAAGAGGCGAGCTCGCTACGATTGCTGCAGTGCAGAATGAAAATCTAGGAAGAGCTATGCGGGCTCTGCAAGAGTTTTTCACTAGAGAGAAGCTAACAGATAGCTTTAACAGAGTCTTTGCCTATTCCATTATTCCTGAGGATGAGAAGTGGAGCCGGTGGGCTGGAGAGGTGTTTGCCTTCGCACGGGAGACAGCGCTTGGACGCACTCAGGTGAGAGCTCTCATTGAAACAAATAGGCCTCTTCCAGAAACTCTACTTGGAGTACACCGAATCGTAGATGAGACTGAACATGAGAGAGCAAGGAGTTTGCTCAGTTTAGGTGATGCTCTTGCAGGACTAGGCTTTGTCGCGCCGGCGGGAGTTAGGAATATTGGCAGATGGCTGGAGAGCGAAGAAGAGAGACCCCATCTGGAGCAAATCGAGGGGCTTGCCCTGAACAATAGCTCGGATATTCCACGTGCGATCGGGCGGTTTCAAGGGTTAACAACCCTTCAGTTTACAGGCCCGATAGCATATCTTCCCGATGAGCTCGCTTCTCTACCCAATTTAAAGCGCCTGCGCTTCTTTCAAAGCAATTTCAGCGCTCTCCCAGATATTCTGCAGCGCATTCCTGCCCTCACAGAACTTGCAATACTCAACAACCGGCTGCCAATCAGAGAACTTCCAGAAGGGCTAGCGTGCAAGCTGCATACGAGCCGCTTGGGCATGATGTGTTCGGCAGCCTGGCAGGGTTTTCATGGAGGCTTTTTTGAAATCGAAGAGTTCGAGCGCTATGAGCATCAAAAGTATTTTGGATTGGACCGCCGTGAGCTGACAAATATTCCCTTCTATCTCTGGTTCGAAGAGACCTTCTCACTTCCCTATATCTCTATGGAATGGGCTTTCTACCCTTTCCAACTACTTGCTGATGTTTTTGACATTCATAACCGTGATCTCGGAGAAGCTGCAATTCCTCTTTTTCTGTT
Above is a genomic segment from Chlamydiales bacterium containing:
- a CDS encoding leucine-rich repeat domain-containing protein, with product MTIVRWSTSAMPCNFSGLKDAFGTGVGSMLTVHELGLVARVCTFFRDQVNRRTLAVAALEIQQVSAPLAEKVNADYAAAFWGDERLPTEIVVTAGDGCNTFVLGMRATATGAALLNSLKECWQKAALLSAAPKDSLAEKRWILFYGGLTKLLDACPVKKEEEWALNPEWETARRAELHESGLPAVTIDTRIETQRGELATIAAVQNENLGRAMRALQEFFTREKLTDSFNRVFAYSIIPEDEKWSRWAGEVFAFARETALGRTQVRALIETNRPLPETLLGVHRIVDETEHERARSLLSLGDALAGLGFVAPAGVRNIGRWLESEEERPHLEQIEGLALNNSSDIPRAIGRFQGLTTLQFTGPIAYLPDELASLPNLKRLRFFQSNFSALPDILQRIPALTELAILNNRLPIRELPEGLACKLHTSRLGMMCSAAWQGFHGGFFEIEEFERYEHQKYFGLDRRELTNIPFYLWFEETFSLPYISMEWAFYPFQLLADVFDIHNRDLGEAAIPLFLFALGASAFLLALDLAFFIYNLLLNLAIEPIVTFFRDRLGYTRMVALA
- a CDS encoding leucine-rich repeat domain-containing protein → MTIVRWSTSARPCDFSGFKDAFGTGVGSMLTVHELGLVARVCTFFRDQVTRRTLAVVSMEIRQASSDLESRVSIGYENAFRGSIYSPLINFFTVRSGKSNLTSSIQIVAGESVELEDFRENWEKYWCDSLRFVGGSQVVAQRHALFITDLKDRLQLNQEAELTSRLPVATQALKDFFTREKLTYSFNQVFSDQAIPENERWQRWAGRDLELARETGRGRFQLVAFLQTDAGRKLNSARFLEVRAIADRNEAQIADSWDNFILALRMQGVQVPYGDYMVQRGWVEAEGNRGALERVAQLIIQGSTDIPRVIERMQGLRSLTFTGAITHLHNEFARLPNLQNLMFYNSSFNEVPALLENLPALTHLQIIANTPPITTLPDGIARKLHTNRLGMLARSAYEQFFHEGGPMMYSNELYLGLRQWDLERVPFYIALAEFSLPYPPYYLLATPLFVLGLLIGDIIRGCFGEVPNFLNAFWNGVLYSVAFITAPLVLLLNLPIFAYNLLLNLAIEPVVTYFRDRLGYSRMVAV
- a CDS encoding leucine-rich repeat domain-containing protein encodes the protein MTTNWITSARPCDFSGFKDAFGTGVGSMLTVHELGLVARVCTFFRDQVTRRTLAVAALEIQQASAPLAERVSADYEATFEPDERVSLSIFQNEEQKCSDAILGIRTTPFERSLLFMRLIQSCGKYMFNSKTSSDELTRRRHLVFERRLTVRVTDCLLKKEDEWALNPDWETLRRAELQERGDSAATIDERIETQRGELAVIAAAQDEKLRSAQQMLESFISRETLTRSFNRVFNDKAVPQNSRWQRWAGRDLELARETARGSSELDVFLRTDAGKKLSSARFLEIQAIAERSEDEIEKNWERFAVALRAQGVGIQGESYLSCREWIEDDRNRGILERVERLEIEEATDIPRAIERLQELKSLRFIGRITHLPNELARLPNLQNLTFYNSSFVEVPALLQDLPALSHLRIFQNSIRELPDGIARKLHTNRLGMLARSAYEQFLDEGWMWKYSNELYLGLKRWDLERIPFYIALEELSLPYSPYYFLATPLIIPGWLIGEIIRGCFGEVPNFLNAFWNGVLYSFAFITAPLVLLLNLPIFAYNLLLNLAIEPVVTYFRDRLGYSRMVDV